The stretch of DNA TTGTTTCACAGCATCTTCGATGAAAGGCTTAATATGCTTTAAACCAAGATACATTTTAAATTCGATGTCATCCTGAATGGTATTTAAATGTTCCTCTAACTTCTCTGCCTGGTCTTGCGTTATTTTAGCGAGTGGAGAAATTCCTCCAATAGCTTCATACCGATTTCTAAGATCTTCAATCATTTCAGGCGATGGCTTCCGTCCATGACGGATATGCGTATAATATCCTTCTAAGTCATCTAATGTATAAGGGGTACCGTATGCCATTACTAGCAGACCCATTTTCTTTTTCGCCATATTCACACCTCATCTTTAAGTCTGTTTCTCATGATCCATTTATTTATGGAACAGGCCAGTAATAATCATTAGGCTATGAAAATTCACCTTGTCATATTAATGGCCCAGTAAAAAAGCAACTCATACTATTGTGCCAAAAAATTGGACGTCTTACCAATTTTAACACTCCAAATGAGTCTTAACGACTTAATTTGGATGCTGAATATTCATGAATAAATGAAGCTAGTCTCTTTAATGTTTCTGGATTTACGGATGGGAAAACACCATGTCCTAAATTAAAAATATACCCATCCTGTGCCATACCTTGGTCTAGAATAGCTTTTGCTTTTTCTTCAATAACTTCCCAAGGAGCTAACAAAATTGCAGGATCCAGGTTTCCTTGAACAGTTTTATGAATTCCAAGTTCCCTTGCCTGGCTGATTGGCAATCTCCAATCTAACCCTACTACATCCAGCGGAAGTTCATTCCATTCTAAGGCAAGATGGCTAGCACCTACCCCAAACATAATTAACGGAACATTTTCTTCTCTCAATGACGAAAAGATACGGTTCATGACAGGCTTGATGAAATAACGGTAATCCTCAACATTTAAGGCTCCAACCCAAGAATCAAAAATTTGGATGGCTTTAGCTCCTGCCTTTATTTGTGATTTTACATATGTAATGATCATATCGCCCAGCTTATCCATTAAAGCAAACCATGCCTTAGGCTCTGTGTACATGAATGCTTTTGTTTTATTGTAGTTTTTGGATGGTCCCCCTTCAATCATGTAGCTCGCAAGTGTAAAGGGAGCTCCAGAAAAACCAATTAACGGGACAGACAACTGCTCCTGTGTTAATAATTTAATGGTATCAAGTACATAAGGAACGTCATCTTCTGGATTGATTTCACCCAATTTTTCAACATCTGCTAGTGAGCGGATCGGATTATCAATTACCGGGCCAATGCCACCCTTGATTTCTACTTCCATCCCGATTGCTGGCAGTGGAGTCATTATATCTTTATATAGAATGGCTGCATCTACGTTATATTGCTCAACCGGTAACCGTGTGACATACGCACAAAGTTCAGGCTGATGAGTAATTTCAAATAAAGAATATTTTTCTTTAATCTCTCTGTATTCAGGTTGTGAACGTCCGGCTTGCCGCATATACCATACAGGTACGTAGTCTGTTTTCTCACCTCTTGCTGCTTTTAAGAATGTTTCATTAATCGGTCTTGTCATTTTTATTGTCCACCTTTCAAACACATGTCTGTTTTTTATTTTAATATAGTTGGCTTAAATTTAAAAACTTTCTTATCATATTTGAAATGATTGTTATATTCAGACTGTCTTCACTATATCTATTAATCCTATTTGTGTATAGGTAACACTAATAACTGTCAAAAAAAAGTCGTTTTTAGGTTACTAGAATTGTTAAAATTTTAAGGAGAATACTGACTTAAGCTGGGTATACACTAATAAATGGATACATAAGGAGGAGAAAGCGTATGAATGCCTATATGACCGCAGGAACATTGGATTTTTTAAAAAAGATTGAAGGAAAATACCCTAATGAAAAAATGGTAACAATGATCAACGAAAACAATGCACAATTATTTCATGAAACGAGTGGTGAAACTGTTTTTAATGAGCCACGAAAATTTGAGGAACTACTTTCTATTGGAGAGATAAAAAAAGAAGGTTTTGTTGTTTTAAACAACGTACCAGTCACAGATGAAGGAAAGGCAGTATTTGAGCATCAAGTAAAAAATCAAATGAACGCTATTAAAAGTCAAGAAGGATTCTTAGCTTTGCGAGTACTTCGTCCCCTAACATCTAGTCAGTATGTAATCATGACTGTATGGAAAGATGAAGCCTCTTATAAAGCATGGCAATCTTCTCAAACTTTTTTTGATGTTAGTAAAATGACAGGAATGGACTACCAGGCAAAGATTTTTTCAAGCGCACCTTTTGTTAGCAAATATATGATTACGGAATGAATTTGAATGGAGTTGGGCTTATTTTACAGTGGAAAACTAAATTAAGTGTAGAATCTCAGCACAAATTAAAAAAGCAATATGTTTCACTTAGAGAATAGCCCAGAATTTTTCAGGGCTATTCTCTATTTGTGTTATAGAGGGCTTAGCAGTTTGTTATCCTGTTGGGATTTGCTGAAACTCAAATAAACCATGCGATTTCCTGGACATCCTGTCCGAATGAGCCTAGCATTCGGACACGGTCACTCCTTTTCCTCCTCGCTCTGTCCGAATGAGCCTGGTATTCGGACACGGTCACTCCTTTTCCTCCTCGCCCTGTCCGAATGAGCCAGGCATTCGGACACGGTCACTCCTTTTCCTAGTCAAGCCTGTCCGAATGAGCCTGGTATTCGGACACCACCACTTCTTTTCCTGCTCTCCCTGTCCGAATGAGCCTGGCATTCGGACACAATTACGCCTTTTCCTTCTCACCCTGTCTGAATGAGCCTGGTATTCGGACTCAATCACGCCCTTTCCTCCTCGCCCTGTCCGAATGAGCCATGTATTTGGACTCAATCCCGTCTTTTCTTGCTCGTCCTGTCCGAATAAGCCTAGCATTCGGACACGACCTTGCCTTTTCATGCCTGTCCTATCTGAGTAAGCCAATTAATCCAAAATTATTCTGCTGCCCCTCTCCTAATAAGCCTCCACACTAGAAAAATCCACAAAAAGGTCAACCCCTCCCCTAGATTCAAGCCTTAAATATAATAATATTTTCCCTTCTCTTTCACCACTTTTGGCTATTTTCATATTCTGTATTACATCCAACAGGGCTATAGCCCTGTTGGATATAAGAAAGGAGGGAATTTAAATGATCGTCGAACTTACGGCTCTTCATTGGATATATGTGACTTTTATTGTTCTTATTATTGGGTTTATGATAATGAGAAGAGACACGACCATCATTTGTATTGCGGGGATATTTTTAATTGCCTTAGTTGCCACAGGCAGTTTAAGTCACTCAGTTAGTAGTATATTCAACAGTTTTAGTTATGCCATAACTGAATTATTGTCTACGATACTCGTCATTTCTATTATTGTCGCGATGAGCCATACATTAACTGCCACTGGCATTAATGATGTCATGATCTCACCCTTTACAAAATTAATTCGTAACCCTACCCTTGCCTATTGGACGATTGGTATTTTAATGATGGTGATTTCTTGGTTCTTTTGGCCTTCTCCTGCAGTTGCCCTTCTAGGTGCCGTCCTCCTTCCAGTAGCCATTAGAGCAGGGTTGCCAGCACTAGGCGTAGCGATGGCAATGAATCTATTTGGTCACGGTATTGCATTGTCTGGGGACTTTGTCATTCAAGCTGCTCCAAAGCTAACGGCAGATGCTGCTGGACTTCCGATACAGGATGTCATTAATGCCAGCATTCCGTTAGTATTTATAATGGGGCTTGTTACAACCGTTACCGCCTTCTATTTTCTAAGAAGAGACATGAAACGTGGGGTTCTTCAAGTCAATTCATCTGTCTTATCGGATTCATCAGATGAATCCCCTCAGCATAACAACCTCTTATCTTTAGGACAAAAACGTTTCTTTGCCATTTTGGTACCATTGTTATTCGCTGCCGACGTCGCTGCCATGACGATTCTAGATTTGACTGGCGGGGACGCTACAGCCTTAATCGGTGGAACCTCTATTCTTATTCTTCTATTAATTACCTTAACCAGTCATAAAAATAAAGGTCTTGAGCAAACCACCCAGTATTTAATTGAAGGGTTCCAATTTGGATTTAAGGTCTTTGGTCCAGTTATTCCAATTGCCGCCTTCTTCTATTTAGGTGACAGCGGATTCACAAAAATCATTGGAGAATATTTGCCAAAAGCTTCTCAGGGCATCGTTAATGACTTAGGTGTGGCACTTGCAAGCATTGTTCCGTTAAGCAAAGCAGTTGGTGCCGTCACATTAACGACTGTGGGGGCAATCACAGGATTGGATGGTTCAGGTTTTTCAGGAATCTCCCTTGCTGGTTCTATTGCTGCCCTTTTCGCAACAGCAATTGGAAAAGGGGCTGCTACCCTTACTGCTCTAGGACAAATATCAGCTATTTGGGTCGGTGGTGGAGTTCTCGTACCATGGGCGTTAATTCCAGCTGCAGCAATATGTAAGGTGGACCCTTTTGAACTAGCAAGAAGAAACCTAGTCCCAGTAATAATCGGGCTTGTAGTAACAACCATAGCGGCTATGTTTTTAATATAAAATCAGAAAAGAGGCTGAATCCAGCCTCTTTTCCTATTTAATCTTCTTCTTTTTAAGATAATTATAGAGAATAATTGAAAGGGATACCCATATGTATCCTAATGCATAACCCCCAAGAACATCTGATGGATAATGTACGTGTAAGATAATCCGGCTTGCTCCAATTAAAAGAAGTAAAATAGCAGCACATGCTCCAATAATGATCTTTGTCTTTTTTGAAACAGCTGACTCAATCAGTAAATAAGCAATTAAAAAATACACAGTCATTCCAACCATTGCATGTCCACTTGGGAAGCTGTAGCTTTTCACATCGACAAGATGCTCCAAATCAGGCCTTGGTCGAGCAAAGTAATCTTTAAGGATCTTACTAATTTCATTCCCCAATGCTATAGATAAAGCAAAAACTGCCGCCCCGAGATAATTTCTTTTTTTAACCAATAACCAAATTAACATTAATATGGCGACAACCCCAATTCCCTTTTTATCACCCATTTCGGTTAGTTGAATAAAAAATGGAATGACAGAATTAGGTACATGCGAAAATAATCCTGCAATTTTATCATCCATCCAGAAAATACTGTGTGTGGCCACTTTAATAGTTGTAAATAGTGCGAATACAATGACCATACCCATAAAAATAAAAGAGTAATTTAGTTTGCTTTTTGCTTCCATTCCCCTATTCCTTTCACTTTCTTTTTAAAATCCTTTAAAAGTATAAAGAAAATAAACTTAAAAATCTATATAATAGTGAAAAAGTGTTAAAATAGTTTGAAAATACATTCTTTTTTAACTAATAAAATGGGGGGATTACCTATGTTAAACCAGCTTTTTGCTAAATTAGAAGGATACTACGATGAGATGGTCTCCATCCGTCGCTACATGCATCAGCATCCTGAGTTATCATTTCAGGAATATGAAACAGCCAAGTTCATTTATTCTTATTATAAAAAGTTAGATATTGAAGTTAAGGGGAATGTTGGTGGAAATGGAGTCGTTGCGAAAATTCATGGGAAACTGCCAGGAAAAACAGTTGCACTCCGGGCTGACTTTGATGCACTTCCTATTCAGGATGAAAAGGATGTACCCTACAAGTCATTAGTTCCAGGGATCATGCATGCATGCGGCCATGATGGACATACAGCCACTCTCCTTGTCCTTGCGAAAGCATTAAACGAATGTAAAGATGAACTTAAAGGAACCTATGTTTTTATCCATCAACATGCCGAGGAATATGCACCTGGTGGAGCAGCATCCATGATTGAGGATGGTTGTTTAGACGGTGTTGATGTCATATTTGGTACTCATTTATGGGCAAGCGAACCCACAGGTACTATCCAATACAGAACTGGGCCCATTATGGCAGCAGCTGATCGTTTTGAAATTGAAATCCAAGGTCAAGGCGGCCATGGCGCACAGCCCCATAAAACAAAAGACGCTATTGTCACGGCTTCTCAGCTAGTTCTCAATTTACAGCAAATTGTAAGCCGCAAGGTAAACCCTGTAGAAGCGGCAGTTGTGACGATTGCCTCCTTTACAGCTCAAAACGCTTTTAATGTTATTGCAGATAAAGCTAAACTAGTTGGAACTGTCCGTACTTTTAATGAAGATATAAGGGCATTTATCGAAAAAGAAATGGAGCGAATCATCCATGGGACTTGCTATACTGCTGATTGCACATATAAGTATACTTTTGTAAGAGGCTATCCCGCTGTAGTTAATCATGTTAATGAAACAGAATTTCTCATTTCATGTGCCCAAGAAGTACCTGAGGTAAAAACAATTGAAGAAACGGAGCCACAAATGGGCGGCGAAGATTTCGCCTATTATTTACAAAAAGTACCTGGAACATTCTTCTACACAGGCGCTAAACCTCTGGGGGAAGAGACAGCCTTCCCACACCATCACCCTAAATTTGACATTGATGAAAACGCCATGTTGATTGCAGCCAAAACACTTGGCACCGCAGCTCTAAAGGTCCATGAGTAAGAAGAAACAACCCCTGAATTTCTCATCATTCAGGGGATTTTTGCAATAATCTCAACCGATAGGCGTTCATCGCTGTTTCTCCAAGGTGTTTCAGTAAATTATTATTCGCATAGGCTCCTACAAAAGCACCAATCCCTGGTACCAGCTGCAGCATCTTCGCAAGGTCAATATAATCACGATACTCCTGTTGAAATTTCCGCCAATCCATTTCAACTAACACTTGCTTTCTTTCTTCCCAGTTTTCAATCTCATAAAGCGTACTTCTTCGAATGTCATCACTTGAAAAGGCCAATTGAAAAATATGCAAAATGAAAAGTCTTTCCTCATATTGATTTGTATTAAATCCATAAACTTCAGCCGCTTCAAAAAGAAATTTCATCTTAATCGTAAGGAGAAGTGGAAAATCAGCAAGTCCGAGCAAAATCCCTCCAGCACCGGTTCCGGCACCTTCAAAGATGGCAGTTTTCTGGTATGTTGCTATTTTTTTTCGTACCAATTCATCTCTCTCAGAAAGTGTTAAGCCTTTTGCTTGATCTTTTTTTGTTGTAACCTTTGAGCCAAATAAAGTTGCTTTTACCATTCCTTTAATACTTTCAGTCATGACCTCATGGACCTTTTCTGGAATCCATTCATTTATTTTTACTTGAGCTTTCTTAGAAATTCGATTCATCATCCCAGAACGTCTGGATAATTTCCTTTTCCATTCTTCGACTTCATCATAAACTTTTAATTCATATTCATTCATTTAGCCCCACTCCTTCCATAAACATTTTATGCTTACCTACGATAAAACCCAGCCAATGGTTTCAAAAAAATCCCCTTCATCATCAAAGGGGATTTTAATTTAAGCCTTTATACGTTTTTCACTGTAAATATAAACAAATAAGTAATTAAATACAAACCCTAAAATTAAGGCAAACAGACTATTCATGATTTCGCCTTTAAGGGCAATAAACAAAGCAAAAGTAACCGCTTCTGTAGATAAGATGATCATCAAAAGAAAATGAAACGAGGAAATTTTAAATTTTTGAGCAACAGGATATAAGTCAACCCAGAGCTTGTTTTGATGATGGTTCCATAATGGAAGCAGCTGAAAACCTGTTAAATACAAAAATAAAATGCTCAATAAGAGTTGTCCTAATCCAAACGAAATGAAATAAATGGCCACCGTGCCAATGACTGTTAACCTGATAAACAGACCTAAGTAATCAGAAGAACGTAGAAACGCACGAGAATACAAATATAAATATGTTTTATCCTGAGAAAAAGGAATGTTGCTAATGAGCCAATCAAGCCACTTTCTTCTTTTAACTGTATCCTTTAGCTTTGGAACATCTGTAAACATATTTGCCAGTCGGTAGAACGAAGCCATTCTCTTTTCTTCATGATCTATTAACAGATCCCATTTAAGCCCCATTTTCTTTGTTCGAACATAAAAGAAACGATAATAAAAGGCCATCACTACAACAAGAATGAACAAAATAAATACATTTGCTTGTTTGAATAGTAGGAAGGTACATACAGCATTGATAAAATACCGGACAACCATATCCCATCTATGTACAGAATTCTGAACAAAATAATGAATTCGCCAGCTAGTGGCTAAATTCCATCCCTTTAATGCTAATAGGACAATTAAATAAGGTAAAAACAATTGAAAACCGCTACTGTCTACATGGGCATACATTGGCATAAGTACCGCAAGTACCATAAGAAGTATATACCCTTGAAAAACAAAACTCGCTATACCAGAACGAAAAAAATACCCTTTTAGCTTATCCTCGAGTGGTAGGATATACACTTTATCGGCTTCTAGCAGAAAATTATAAACCGGACTGTACGTTAAGAATAAACCTATAACAACAGCAATAATGATTTCCGCTGGAAAATTGGAAGAAAGCTTTTCAACCCATTGTTGATAGTAAAATGCACCTGTTCCAATTAGGAATAACAAAACAATGACCAGATGCCCATTGAATATATAACGTAGGTATCTCCCTAAATCCCTTACACGACCTCCCGCACGGTCCTTCCACAGTTTTTTATCATCAAACATAGTTTTCTTCCTTTGTCAATTGAATGTATAGATCATCCAAAGAAGCAGTAGGCATAGAGAATTGCTCTCTTAGCTCTTCAAGCGTTCCTTTGGCTCGTATTTTCCCCTCATGTAAAATGACAAAGCGGTCACAATATTTCTCCGCGGTCGCAAGTATATGTGTGGACATCAAAATACCTGCACCGTTCTCTTTCATTTTCTTCATTAAATCAAGCAGTGACTGAATTCCTAGCGGATCCAAACCAACAAATGGCTCATCTACAATATAAAGGGATGGTTGAACTAAAAAGGCGCACATGATCATAACCTTTTGTTTCATCCCTTTTGAAAAATGCGCAGGAAACCAATTTAACCGCTTCTCCATCCGGAACTCCGATAATAATGGGCCCACTCTCTGTTTATAGTCCGCTTCTTTCAACCCATAAGCCATAGCCGTTAATTTCAAATGCTCTTCTAGGGTTAGTTCCTCATATAAAACAGGTGTTTCAGGAACAAAGGTAAATTGACGTCGGTAGGCTTCTTTATTTTCCGTAAACGACTGGTCGTTAATTTTTACTGTTCCTTTATGTGGTTCCATTAACCCGATAATATGTTTAATGGTCGTACTTTTACCTGCTCCATTAAGTCCAATCAGACCAACCAGTTCTTTTTCGTTTACATCAAAGGATATATCTTTTAGTACTGGGTTTCTTGTATATCCTCCAACAAGATTCTCAATTGATAATAGCGACATTTGCATACGTCCCTCCGTAGCAGATTATGCTTTTCATTTTATCAAATCCAGCTAGATAAAAACAGGAATACAATTTTTTGATATTTTTTTTGTATATTTCTTTTGAAATCGGACATCATAATATTCGAAGGGGAAACAACTTACTTCGATGAAGAAATTCATCAAAAATTGAAATGAGGTGTCTGTTAAAGACAATTTCCTTTCAAACAAGTAGAGCTTCCAATTCGTTTCAGATAAGGGGATGGTTGTTTTGTACAAAGTGCATGGTAACCATTTTGAGTTCAAGTAACACCACGGTTAAGGTTTATTCACAAATAAACTAAAAATGAGGTGTTTACCGCAGATCGCTACCCGTTTTTATAAGTTGGGAAAACATATAAAAACAAATAGGGGATGGTCAGCTTGAACAATATTGTTTCTTTATAAAAAACACTCTACGAAAAATGAGGTGTTTATCAAAGAACACTCCTGAATGAACGTACCTTTTGAAGCAATTCCCCTTCGAGAGGGCAGGATTCCTTGCGGATCCTGCCTTTTTCATTTGTTCTTTTTATGGTAAAATAATACAAACTAATTACAAGGGGCTGTGTTGTGATGAGCAATTGTATTTTTTGTAAGATTGTTAATGGAGAAATTCCAGCTGCAAAAGTTTTCGAAAATGAACATGTACTTGCCTTTTTGGATATCAGTCAAGTAACAAAAGGACACACACTTGTCATTCCAAAGATACATAAGGAAAACATATTTGAATTGACTCCTGAAATAGCTAGAAATCTTTTTGAGGTTGTCCCAGCCATCGCCAATGCGTTAAAACAGGAATTTGAACCAATTGGATTAAATACGATTAATAATAATGGAGAACATGCAGGTCAATCTGTGTTTCATTACCATATGCACTTGATTCCTCGATATGGCAAAGGTGATGGGTTCGGTGCTGTTTGGAAAAACAACCAAAGTGAATACACACCACAAATCCTGCAAGAAATGGCTGAAGGAATAAGTAAACAACTTTAACTTGCCTTTCACTAACTAAATTATCTGAAAATTATTTCTTTAAAATTATTACATTATTATGTTATAATGAAATCAAGTTTTTCGCTGTAGGCAATGAGGGCACTGCAGGAGAAACAAATAGATTAGTATAGCAGAGGAGAGAAGAGAAATGAATACGAAGAACATTGTTATTTTAGCACTTTTAGCGGGGATAGGGGTAGTTTTGCATACGGTTATGCCAGCCTTCCTAACAATTAAGCCAGATATGATGCTGGCAATGATGTTTTTAGGAATTATTCTTATTCCAGAATTAAAAAGTGTGATGCTTCTAGCTATTGTGACTGGCGTATTGTCTGCATTAACAACTAGTTTCCCGGGTGGACAGATTCCAAACATCATCGATAAACCTATTACTGCGTTAATATTTTTCGGTTTATTTTTAGCCTTAAAAAAATTCCAGAATTCCCTTGTTAGTGTTGGAATTTTAACAGCTGTAGGAACGTTGATTTCTGGAACCGTCTTTTTATCAGCCGCTTATTTTATTGTTGGTTTACCCGGACCTTTCACAGCGCTATTCGTGGCGGGTGTTTTACCAGCCATTGCACTAAACACTGTAACAATGGTCATTTTGTATCCAATTGCTCAGTCAATTTTTAAAAGAACTAAATTATCTTCAGCTTCCGTGATTCAAAAATAAAACACGGGATCCTTTTAAGAAAAAAGAACCCGAAAGGGTTCTTTTTCTTTAGGACAAGTAAGAAAGCATTAATGCAACTAGCAAACACACGATTCCACCACCAGCTAATGCAGCAGCTCTTTTCTTTATTACTTGTTTTGGCGGATACACACCTGGTTTAGAAATATCCAATAAATGTTTGATTGTTCCTAATAATAGTATGGCACTTAAGATAAAAAACGTCACAGCTACACTCTTCATCTTTCTTATCCCCCTACTAACTTTTGAAAATTCGAAACAATTGTTGTAACTATTTATATGTTTTATCGTCCATTCCTATGAACAAGGCATCGTTTATCCAGGGGGATCCGTGCCTTAAACTATTTAAATAAACTAATTTATAAGTTAAATATTCTAAAAGTTGCCATTATTTAGAGGGAGAGGTTAAAATAAAATTGAAATTTCAATTTTATTTTGTTAAATTTACAAATTTCAACATAAATATTATATAATTTCTAAAAATTTTGTGAATTTATATCTTTATTAATTTTTATTTTATTGGCATAATGATAATAGAGAAATATAAAGTGGGTGAAAATGGGGATGACTGAGAAACAATATTCAATGAAGGAAGCGATGCTTTTTAGTCAGAGAATTGCACAATTAAGTAAAGCCTTATGGAAATCAATTGAGAAAGACTGGCAGCAATGGATTAAGCCTTTTGACCTAAACATTAATGAACACCATATTCTATGGATTGCATACCATTTAAATGGTGCTTCCATTTCAGATGTGGCAAAGTTTGGGGTCATGCATGTCTCGACAGCATTTAATTTCTCGAAAAAACTGGAAGAAAGAGGCTTACTCCAATTTTCAAAAAAAGAAAATGATAAGCGCAATACGTATATTCAGCTCACTGCTGAAGGAGAAGACATTTTGCTCGAGTTAATGGAAACCTATAATCCGGACGGTAATGCTGTGTTTACTGGTGCTTTACCCCTTCGCGAATTATATGGAAAATTCCCAGACATCATTGAAATGATGGCGATCGTTCGAAACATTTATGGGGATGACTTTATGGAGATTTTTGAACGTTCTTTCCATAACATCGAAAGTGAATTTGTAGAAGAAAATGGAAAGTTACAAAAGCAGAACAAGACTCAACAAGAACTAGTTTAAAAGCAACTCAGATATACTTTCTCAGTTCTTGAAAAAGAAATTCATAAAGATTCTGTGTTAAACATGCCATGATTGCTTCATCGACAGACAGATTTTCCGGTAATGAATCAGCAAATTCATTGAAAAGCGGATGAAAGTATACATACCCTTCCGCTTTTTGTTCTTCCAATTGCATGCTCATTTTGTCACATAATTGAAAAAAATCTTTAACTTCCTTTTCAGTGAGACCTTTTTCAATGATAAGTTTGTAAAACTCAAGCTTCGGATTACTTAATAATTGCAGTAAAAGTTTTTGGTGGTATTCTAAAAGATTAATTCTTTCCAACAATCCATCAATTTCATTCATTTAATACCCCTCTTTTCACTCCAGCAATACTCTATGTACATTATTCACCTTTTAAAGACGTAGGTAAACCTAATTTAAGCAACTGATAAATAAATTATTTATAAATGATAAGAAAGTCTTACAAGCTTCTATTCTTTATGACTATCTTTTTTTTCTAATTTTTGATATTGTATAAAACATAATATGAACAACTGGGGAGGGAATCATTGATGATCTCCGTTTTTATTGTCTTTGCTATTTTCATCTTGTTTTATGTAAATAAAATGACCAATTCACTATGCATCCAAAAAGAAATACCGGAAGAAAACCAGCATAAAGTATTTCGTACAATCAATGTCCTAATTACGATTTTACTGATTTCTTCCTATTTGGAAATTTTATATACATAATTCTGTTTATAGCGGGATTTAACTTAAGGAATTAAAAAATCGAAGCGATGAGGAATTTCTCATCGCTTTTAATTTTTTATTTATTATTAATAGATCCAAGATGCTCCAATGATAATTAATAAGATGAAAAGGACTACAACTAAAGCAAATCCTCCACCGTATGCTCCTCCTGACATATATTTCCCCTCCTCTTCATTGACTTGAAATTGGTTTTATTTAGTAAACCCAAGATGCTCCAACTATAATCAATAGGATGAAAAGGACTACAATTAGAGCAAATCCAGCTCCATATCCTGCGCTCATCGTAATACCTCCTTTTTCATTTTCTAAGATATACTATTCAGACAGGATTGATTTCGTTTAGGCACTTACCATTTTTTTTTTTGGAAAAGGTCTAGGTTGCATTTGTAAATTTTCTAAAAACAATCACAACTTAATTTTTGCAGTAGTTACCATTTATGTTATAGTAGAGATTGTGGACAAGAAATTACTGTTTAGGAGAGATTTCATCATGAAAAAATGGATATTAGCCCTTACTATAGCAGGCGGGGTTCTTGCACTAAGTGCATGTAATCAAAGCGGTTCTGATAATGTAGCTGAGAGCAAGGTTGGAAATGTAACACAAGAAGAGCTATATAACTCAATGAAGGAAAAATACGGTGAACAAGCCCTTCAACAGCTTGTATATGAAAAAGTTCTTTCAAAAAAGTACAAAGTAACGGATAAAGAACTAAATGAAAAAATTGACCAGCTAAAAGCTGACCTTGGTGCAAATTTTGAAACTACTCTTGCACAATACGGCTATAAAAGCGAAGCAGATTTAAAGAAAACGATGAAGCTTGGCATGATGCAAGAAAAAGCGGCAATGAAAGATGTAAAGGTAACTGAAAAAGAATTAAAGGATTACTACGACAGCTACCAGCCTGAAATCAAAGCACGTCATATCCTAGTTGCAGATGAAAAAACTGCTAATGAAGTGAAGAAA from Bacillus sp. SLBN-46 encodes:
- a CDS encoding ABC transporter ATP-binding protein, which codes for MSLLSIENLVGGYTRNPVLKDISFDVNEKELVGLIGLNGAGKSTTIKHIIGLMEPHKGTVKINDQSFTENKEAYRRQFTFVPETPVLYEELTLEEHLKLTAMAYGLKEADYKQRVGPLLSEFRMEKRLNWFPAHFSKGMKQKVMIMCAFLVQPSLYIVDEPFVGLDPLGIQSLLDLMKKMKENGAGILMSTHILATAEKYCDRFVILHEGKIRAKGTLEELREQFSMPTASLDDLYIQLTKEENYV
- a CDS encoding HIT family protein is translated as MSNCIFCKIVNGEIPAAKVFENEHVLAFLDISQVTKGHTLVIPKIHKENIFELTPEIARNLFEVVPAIANALKQEFEPIGLNTINNNGEHAGQSVFHYHMHLIPRYGKGDGFGAVWKNNQSEYTPQILQEMAEGISKQL
- a CDS encoding tryptophan transporter, which codes for MNTKNIVILALLAGIGVVLHTVMPAFLTIKPDMMLAMMFLGIILIPELKSVMLLAIVTGVLSALTTSFPGGQIPNIIDKPITALIFFGLFLALKKFQNSLVSVGILTAVGTLISGTVFLSAAYFIVGLPGPFTALFVAGVLPAIALNTVTMVILYPIAQSIFKRTKLSSASVIQK
- a CDS encoding HTH-type transcriptional regulator Hpr, producing MTEKQYSMKEAMLFSQRIAQLSKALWKSIEKDWQQWIKPFDLNINEHHILWIAYHLNGASISDVAKFGVMHVSTAFNFSKKLEERGLLQFSKKENDKRNTYIQLTAEGEDILLELMETYNPDGNAVFTGALPLRELYGKFPDIIEMMAIVRNIYGDDFMEIFERSFHNIESEFVEENGKLQKQNKTQQELV
- a CDS encoding DUF1878 family protein, whose amino-acid sequence is MNEIDGLLERINLLEYHQKLLLQLLSNPKLEFYKLIIEKGLTEKEVKDFFQLCDKMSMQLEEQKAEGYVYFHPLFNEFADSLPENLSVDEAIMACLTQNLYEFLFQELRKYI
- a CDS encoding YjcZ family sporulation protein — protein: MSGGAYGGGFALVVVLFILLIIIGASWIY
- a CDS encoding YjcZ family sporulation protein, translated to MSAGYGAGFALIVVLFILLIIVGASWVY
- a CDS encoding peptidylprolyl isomerase, giving the protein MKKWILALTIAGGVLALSACNQSGSDNVAESKVGNVTQEELYNSMKEKYGEQALQQLVYEKVLSKKYKVTDKELNEKIDQLKADLGANFETTLAQYGYKSEADLKKTMKLGMMQEKAAMKDVKVTEKELKDYYDSYQPEIKARHILVADEKTANEVKKKLDGGAKFEDVAKEYSTDTASAQNGGDLGWFGTGKMDPDFEKAAYALKVNEISAPVKSQFGYHIIQLTDKKEKKSYEDMKNEIEYQVKSSKLTSESINKAMQRELKAANVKVSDKDLKDALKPQTSAAPQQ